The Triplophysa rosa linkage group LG25, Trosa_1v2, whole genome shotgun sequence genome window below encodes:
- the wdr47b gene encoding WD repeat-containing protein 47b isoform X1: MTAEEIINIKEAEIIKLILDFLNSRKLHISMLALEKEGGIINGLYSDDMLFLRQLILDGQWEEVLQFIQPLECLDKFDRKRFRYIILKQKFLEALCVNNAISASEDPENLELTMQDAVKSLHALEEFCSTKEDYSKLCLLLTLPRLNNHAEFKDWNPSTARVHCFEEACSMVAEFIPADRKLSEAGFKASGDRLFQLLIKGILYECCVEYCQSKATGEEISEEEVLLAVDVLCGNGCEELDLSLLSWLQNLSSSVFGCAFEQKTLNIHVDRLVKPARTGHADLLTPLLTKLSPCPASPLRRPQSADTYMSRSLIPALDGLSHGLAGREKKNTDGAGKTGPMSQSFANFGYPSGGNASSSALFTPVFGESPDRAQAQAERTNGSGGTNSQRPPLTPGRDGGSMGSGETSEEQLQEFQRQRLRVQQHLEQKQQQRELYHQMLLEGGVHPPDQPTDAARHNLTQKFLNRSIQKLEELNVGMEDLGEDVQALAQQCNGVTAGGKQTPETGFGGIKASVASSTPHKGGGRGVPSLDESPVLVNQSMFQDEKPKSPFVAVQTLEDTQAVRAVAFHPSGTLYAVGSNSKTLCVCTYPQSLKASAQSPAKQPDICFKRIKHHKGSIYCVAWSPCGQLLATGSNDKYVKVLPFNADTCNATEIETHQTRQHFSSLQLSNFGPDLEFSMHDGTIRDLAFMEGPESGGAILISAGAGDCNIYTTDCQRGQGLHALSGHTGHILSLYTWGGWMIASGSQDKTVRFWDLRVPSCVKVVGTALHGTGSAVASVAVDPSGRLMATGLEDCRCMLYDIRGGRTVQAYRPHTSDLRSVRFSPGAHYLLTGSYDNKVMITDLRGDLTKTLPVTVVAEHADKVIQCRWHTRDLSFLSSSADKTVTLWAYQP; the protein is encoded by the exons ATGACTGCAGAGGAGATTATAAACATCAAGGAAGCAGAGATCATCAAGCTGATTTTGGACTTTCTCAACTCCAGGAAGCTTCACATAAGCATGCTGGCTTTAGAAAAGGAGGGTGGGATAATCAATGGGCTTTATTCAGATGATATGCTCTTTCTGAG GCAACTTATATTAGATGGCCAATGGGAAGAAGTTCTGCAGTTCATACAGCCTTTAGAATGCCTGGATAAATTTGACCGGAAAAG ATTTCGATATATCATCTTAAAACAGAAGTTTCTGGAAGCTCTTTGTGTAAACAATGCCATATCGGCATCAGAGGACCCTGAGAAT CTGGAGCTTACCATGCAGGATGCGGTAAAGTCCCTCCATGCCTTAGAAGAGTTCTGCTCAACCAAAGAAGACTACAGCAAACTTTGCCTGCTGCTCACCCTCCCTCGCCTCAACAACCACGCCGAATTCAAAGACTGGAACCCCAGCACGGCCCGCGTCCACTGCTTCGAGGAAGCCTGCTCCATGGTGGCCGAGTTTATCCCTGCAGACCGCAAACTAAGCGAAGCCGGTTTCAAAGCCAGCGGGGATCGTCTTTTCCAACTCCTCATTAAAGGAATACTGTACGAGTGCTGCGTTGAGTATTGTCAGAGCAAAGCGACCGGAGAAGAGATCAGCGAAGAGGAAGTCCTCCTAGCTGTCGATGTTCTTTGCGGTAACGGTTGTGAAGAACTGGACCTCAGTTTGCTCTCGTGGCTGCAGAACCTCTCGTCGTCCGTCTTCGGGTGTGCTTTCGAGCAGAAGACACTGAACATCCACGTGGACCGTCTCGTCAAACCAGCCCGGACGGGTCACGCGGACCTTCTCACACCTCTCCTTACAAAACTCTCACCTTGCCCGGCTTCGCCCCTGCGGCGACCCCAGTCGGCAGATACGTACATGTCCCGATCTCTCATTCCTGCTTTGGACGGCCTGTCACACGGCCTGGCGGGAagggaaaagaaaaacacagatggTGCTGGAAAGACAGGGCCGATGTCGCAGTCTTTCGCTAACTTTGGATATCCATCTGGAGGAAACGCGAGCTCCAGCGCACTCTTCACTCCTGTCTTTGGTGAATCTCCAGACAG AGCACAAGCTCAAGCTGAGAGGACAAACGGATCAGGAGGAACTAACTCACAGCGTCCTCCACTGACACCCGGGAGAGATGGTGGCTCCATGGGGTCGGGTGAAACGTCTGAG GAGCAGCTCCAGGAGTTCCAGCGTCAGCGGTTACGCGTGCAGCAGCATCTCGAGCAGAAACAACAGCAGAGGGAGCTGTATCATCAGATGCTGCTGGAGGGTGGAGTTCATCCTCCGGATCAACCCACAGATGCGGCCCGCCACAACCTCACCCAGAAGTTCCTAAACAG GTCCATTCAGAAACTGGAGGAACTCAATGTGGGCATGGAAGATCTGGGAGAAGACGTCCAGGCTTTGGCTCAGCAGTGTAATGGTGTGACGGCGGGTGGGAAACAGACCCCTGAAACTGGTTTTGGTGGGATTAAAGCTTCGGTGGCCAGCAGCACCCCTCATAAGGGAGGAGGTCGGGGGGTGCCATCGCTGGACGAGTCTCCTGTACTGGTCAACCAGAG CATGTTTCAGGATGAGAAACCCAAATCCCCATTCGTCGCAGTGCAGACGCTGGAGGACACACAAGCTGTACGGGCTGTTGCTTTCCACCCGTCCGGGACCCTTTACGCTGTGGGCTCGAACTCGAAAACCCTGTGTGTCTGCACCTACCCACAGTCCCTCAAAGCTAG TGCTCAAAGTCCAGCAAAGCAACCGGACATCTGTTTCAAACGTATTAAACACCATAAAGGCTCCATCTACTGCGTTGCCTGGAGTCCCTGCGGACAGCTGCTTGCTACGGGGTCCAATGACAAGTATGTCAAAGTGCTGCCCTTCAACGCAGACACCTGCAACGCCACAG aaatcgagactcatcagaccaggcaacatttttccagtcttcaactgtccaattttg GGCCAGATCTAGAGTTCAGCATGCATGATGGTACCATCCGAGACCTGGCGTTTATGGAGGGCCCTGAAAGCGGTGGAGCCATCCTCATCAGTGCTGGTGCTGGAGACTGCAACATCTACACCACTGACTGCCAGAGAGGACAAGGCCTACACGCTCTCAGCGGACACACAG GCCACATACTGTCCCTTTACACGTGGGGTGGATGGATGATCGCCTCCGGCTCTCAGGATAAGACGGTGAGGTTCTGGGATCTGCGTGTACCCAGCTGTGTGAAGGTTGTGGGGACGGCTCTGCATGGAACAG GAAGTGCAGTGGCCTCTGTTGCAGTGGATCCCAGCGGTCGGCTAATGGCCACCGGATTGGAGGACTGTCGTTGCATGCTCTATGACATCAGAGGTGGCCGAACGGTTCAAGCATACCGTCCGCACACCAGCGACCTCCGTTCTGTTCGCTTTTCTCCCGGTGCACACTATTTGCTCACGGGTTCTTATGATAACAAAGTCATGATCACTGATCTTCGTG GGGATCTGACCAAAACCCTTCCTGTAACGGTTGTTGCTGAACATGCAGATAAAGTGATCCAATGTCGATGGCACACCAGAGATCTCTCCTTCCTCTCCTCTTCAGCTGATAAAACGGTCACATTATGGGCGTATCAGCCTTAA
- the wdr47b gene encoding WD repeat-containing protein 47b isoform X2, which yields MTAEEIINIKEAEIIKLILDFLNSRKLHISMLALEKEGGIINGLYSDDMLFLRQLILDGQWEEVLQFIQPLECLDKFDRKRFRYIILKQKFLEALCVNNAISASEDPENLELTMQDAVKSLHALEEFCSTKEDYSKLCLLLTLPRLNNHAEFKDWNPSTARVHCFEEACSMVAEFIPADRKLSEAGFKASGDRLFQLLIKGILYECCVEYCQSKATGEEISEEEVLLAVDVLCGNGCEELDLSLLSWLQNLSSSVFGCAFEQKTLNIHVDRLVKPARTGHADLLTPLLTKLSPCPASPLRRPQSADTYMSRSLIPALDGLSHGLAGREKKNTDGAGKTGPMSQSFANFGYPSGGNASSSALFTPVFGESPDRAQAQAERTNGSGGTNSQRPPLTPGRDGGSMGSGETSEEQLQEFQRQRLRVQQHLEQKQQQRELYHQMLLEGGVHPPDQPTDAARHNLTQKFLNRSIQKLEELNVGMEDLGEDVQALAQQCNGVTAGGKQTPETGFGGIKASVASSTPHKGGGRGVPSLDESPVLVNQSMFQDEKPKSPFVAVQTLEDTQAVRAVAFHPSGTLYAVGSNSKTLCVCTYPQSLKASAQSPAKQPDICFKRIKHHKGSIYCVAWSPCGQLLATGSNDKYVKVLPFNADTCNATGPDLEFSMHDGTIRDLAFMEGPESGGAILISAGAGDCNIYTTDCQRGQGLHALSGHTGHILSLYTWGGWMIASGSQDKTVRFWDLRVPSCVKVVGTALHGTGSAVASVAVDPSGRLMATGLEDCRCMLYDIRGGRTVQAYRPHTSDLRSVRFSPGAHYLLTGSYDNKVMITDLRGDLTKTLPVTVVAEHADKVIQCRWHTRDLSFLSSSADKTVTLWAYQP from the exons ATGACTGCAGAGGAGATTATAAACATCAAGGAAGCAGAGATCATCAAGCTGATTTTGGACTTTCTCAACTCCAGGAAGCTTCACATAAGCATGCTGGCTTTAGAAAAGGAGGGTGGGATAATCAATGGGCTTTATTCAGATGATATGCTCTTTCTGAG GCAACTTATATTAGATGGCCAATGGGAAGAAGTTCTGCAGTTCATACAGCCTTTAGAATGCCTGGATAAATTTGACCGGAAAAG ATTTCGATATATCATCTTAAAACAGAAGTTTCTGGAAGCTCTTTGTGTAAACAATGCCATATCGGCATCAGAGGACCCTGAGAAT CTGGAGCTTACCATGCAGGATGCGGTAAAGTCCCTCCATGCCTTAGAAGAGTTCTGCTCAACCAAAGAAGACTACAGCAAACTTTGCCTGCTGCTCACCCTCCCTCGCCTCAACAACCACGCCGAATTCAAAGACTGGAACCCCAGCACGGCCCGCGTCCACTGCTTCGAGGAAGCCTGCTCCATGGTGGCCGAGTTTATCCCTGCAGACCGCAAACTAAGCGAAGCCGGTTTCAAAGCCAGCGGGGATCGTCTTTTCCAACTCCTCATTAAAGGAATACTGTACGAGTGCTGCGTTGAGTATTGTCAGAGCAAAGCGACCGGAGAAGAGATCAGCGAAGAGGAAGTCCTCCTAGCTGTCGATGTTCTTTGCGGTAACGGTTGTGAAGAACTGGACCTCAGTTTGCTCTCGTGGCTGCAGAACCTCTCGTCGTCCGTCTTCGGGTGTGCTTTCGAGCAGAAGACACTGAACATCCACGTGGACCGTCTCGTCAAACCAGCCCGGACGGGTCACGCGGACCTTCTCACACCTCTCCTTACAAAACTCTCACCTTGCCCGGCTTCGCCCCTGCGGCGACCCCAGTCGGCAGATACGTACATGTCCCGATCTCTCATTCCTGCTTTGGACGGCCTGTCACACGGCCTGGCGGGAagggaaaagaaaaacacagatggTGCTGGAAAGACAGGGCCGATGTCGCAGTCTTTCGCTAACTTTGGATATCCATCTGGAGGAAACGCGAGCTCCAGCGCACTCTTCACTCCTGTCTTTGGTGAATCTCCAGACAG AGCACAAGCTCAAGCTGAGAGGACAAACGGATCAGGAGGAACTAACTCACAGCGTCCTCCACTGACACCCGGGAGAGATGGTGGCTCCATGGGGTCGGGTGAAACGTCTGAG GAGCAGCTCCAGGAGTTCCAGCGTCAGCGGTTACGCGTGCAGCAGCATCTCGAGCAGAAACAACAGCAGAGGGAGCTGTATCATCAGATGCTGCTGGAGGGTGGAGTTCATCCTCCGGATCAACCCACAGATGCGGCCCGCCACAACCTCACCCAGAAGTTCCTAAACAG GTCCATTCAGAAACTGGAGGAACTCAATGTGGGCATGGAAGATCTGGGAGAAGACGTCCAGGCTTTGGCTCAGCAGTGTAATGGTGTGACGGCGGGTGGGAAACAGACCCCTGAAACTGGTTTTGGTGGGATTAAAGCTTCGGTGGCCAGCAGCACCCCTCATAAGGGAGGAGGTCGGGGGGTGCCATCGCTGGACGAGTCTCCTGTACTGGTCAACCAGAG CATGTTTCAGGATGAGAAACCCAAATCCCCATTCGTCGCAGTGCAGACGCTGGAGGACACACAAGCTGTACGGGCTGTTGCTTTCCACCCGTCCGGGACCCTTTACGCTGTGGGCTCGAACTCGAAAACCCTGTGTGTCTGCACCTACCCACAGTCCCTCAAAGCTAG TGCTCAAAGTCCAGCAAAGCAACCGGACATCTGTTTCAAACGTATTAAACACCATAAAGGCTCCATCTACTGCGTTGCCTGGAGTCCCTGCGGACAGCTGCTTGCTACGGGGTCCAATGACAAGTATGTCAAAGTGCTGCCCTTCAACGCAGACACCTGCAACGCCACAG GGCCAGATCTAGAGTTCAGCATGCATGATGGTACCATCCGAGACCTGGCGTTTATGGAGGGCCCTGAAAGCGGTGGAGCCATCCTCATCAGTGCTGGTGCTGGAGACTGCAACATCTACACCACTGACTGCCAGAGAGGACAAGGCCTACACGCTCTCAGCGGACACACAG GCCACATACTGTCCCTTTACACGTGGGGTGGATGGATGATCGCCTCCGGCTCTCAGGATAAGACGGTGAGGTTCTGGGATCTGCGTGTACCCAGCTGTGTGAAGGTTGTGGGGACGGCTCTGCATGGAACAG GAAGTGCAGTGGCCTCTGTTGCAGTGGATCCCAGCGGTCGGCTAATGGCCACCGGATTGGAGGACTGTCGTTGCATGCTCTATGACATCAGAGGTGGCCGAACGGTTCAAGCATACCGTCCGCACACCAGCGACCTCCGTTCTGTTCGCTTTTCTCCCGGTGCACACTATTTGCTCACGGGTTCTTATGATAACAAAGTCATGATCACTGATCTTCGTG GGGATCTGACCAAAACCCTTCCTGTAACGGTTGTTGCTGAACATGCAGATAAAGTGATCCAATGTCGATGGCACACCAGAGATCTCTCCTTCCTCTCCTCTTCAGCTGATAAAACGGTCACATTATGGGCGTATCAGCCTTAA